CGACACGGCGACCGCGATCGCGGTTGCCGAAGGGCAGAACTATCCGCCGTCGCTGGATCCGAAGAAGGTGCAGTTGACCGACAAGATCGCCAAGCTGCCGGCCTTCGATCCGACCGGCGAGATGAAGGCGCTGACCTTCGCCAACCCCGACTATTGGGCAGCGCATTCGGACGACTGGACCAAGCAGTGGGACCGCATCTCCAAGGGCGCGTGATCTTCTGCGCCCGGTGGCGGATGCCGCTGGGCTCGAGCGAATGGAACGGGGGATACCGGGAGCCGGCATCGGCTCCCGGACCCTTCTCCGGATTGTCACGCCTCCCGCTTCGGAAACCGTCATGCAGACGAGCCCAACTGCCGTCGACCTGAAAAATGTGACGCTGGCTTACGGCCCGTTCGTTGCGGTCAAGGATGTGACCCTCGCCATCGAGAAGGGCTCCTTCGTGACCCTGCTGGGGCCGTCGGGCTGCGGCAAGACGACGATCCTGCGCTCGATCGCGGGGTTGGTGAATCCGACGGCCGGCGACATCACCATCGCCGGCCGCAGGGTCAACGACGTGCCGATTCACCGGCGCAATATCGGCCTGGTGTTTCAGAACTATGCCTTGTTTCCCCACAAGACGGTGTTCGACAACATCGCCTTCGGTCTCAAATACCGCGGCGTGGCGAAGTCCCTGATCGCAGAGAAGGTCGCGCGGGCGCTGGAGATGGTGCGGCTGCCCGGTGTGGCGAAGAAGCTGCCGTCGGAGCTCTCCGGCGGCCAGCAACAGCGGATCGCGCTCGCCCGCGCCATCGTCATCGAGCCGGACGTTCTGCTGCTCGACGAGCCCTTGTCCGCCCTCGACGCCAATCTGCGCGAGGAGATGCGGACCGAATTGAAGTTGATCCAGCGCCAGATCGGCATCACGACGATCTTCGTCACCCATGACCAGGGCGAGGCGCTGGCGATGTCCGATCTGGTGGTCGTCATGAATGCCGGCCACATCGAGCAGCGCGGCGCGCCCTCGGATGTCTATGAGCATCCGGCCAGCGAGTTCGTCGCCAATTTCCTGGGCAACGCGAACTTCCTCGACGGCCAGGTGGTGAGCGCCACGGCAGGCGAGATCCTCCTCCAACTCGCTGGCGGCGCCAGATTGACCGTCGGGGGCGGGACGGTGCATCCCGTGAAGCCCGGCGACAAGGTGCGTGCGGTGGTTCGTGCCGAGAAGATCGCGCTCACTCAAGCCCACGGCTCGTCCGAGGACCGCTCCGCCCTGGCGGGCCGGATCGTCGATGTGGACTATCTCGGCGCGCTGGCTCGTTATGACATCGAACTCGCGGACGGACAGCGCCTCCGGGCCCTGTCCTCCCTACGGGAGCGAGCTCATGCCGCCGGCGAAGCGGTCCGGATTTCGATGGCGCCGGAGCATTGCCGCATTCTGTAAGCATGGGGTTGGGCCCCCTGGCTTGGGAAGCAATCCGAAGGCCCCGGCCCCCGGGAACCGAACACATGCAGAGGGCGCGGGGGCTCCATGCCGGGGCGGCGTGACAAATAAATCGGCGATCGCGTAAGCTGTCTTAACGGTCAGATCACCTTCATCGGCGATCTTCCTCGCTCGTTCCCGGTCCATCGCCGCTCCAGCCCCCGACGGCTCGACAATTCGCGTGAAGGTGTTTCCCCGCATGGCCGCTCCATCGTCTCCCGGCGAGAGCGGCAGCGTGCTGTCGGGCATCGGCCTGGCCCTGTCCGCCTATCTGCTCTTCTCGCTTCAGGATGCCAGCGTGAAATGGCTCGTGGTGGCTTACGCCACGGTGCAGCTCATGTTCATGCGCAGCAGCGTGATCCTGGTCATCTGCTTCATTTCCGGGGGCCCTCGCCTCGTGTTGGAGGCCTTGGCGTCGCCGCATCTGAAGACCCTGGCCCTGCGCGCGCTGGTCCTGCTCTCGGCCTGGTTCTGTTATTACACCGCCGCCCGCCATCTCCAATTGGCCGAGATGAGCACGATCTATTTCTCCTCGCCGCTGATCGTGGCGGCCCTGGCCGTTCCCATCCTGCATGAGCGCGTGTCTCCCTTCCGTTGGTGCGCCATCGCGATCGGTTTCGTCGGCGTGCTGATCGCCTGCCGTCCCACTCATTTGCATGAGCCTTTGGCGATCGGTATGGCGCTGACGGCGGCGCTGCTCTGGGCCTATGCCATGATCCTGTTCCGCCAGGTGGCGCCGCAGATCCGAACCCTGGTGCAAATGGTCATCTCGAACGGCGCCTTCGTGATCGTGTGCGGCCTGGCCTTGCCCTGGGTCTGGAAGACGCCCTCTCTCCGCGAATTCCTGCTGATGGTGCTGATCGGCGTCATGGGTGGGGCGGGCCAGTTCCTGGTGACCGAGGGCATCAAGCGCACGCCCGCCTCCGTCATCGCGCCGCTCGAATTCTCGGGGCTGCTCTGGGCCTTCGCGCTGGGCTATCTCATCTGGGGCGATCTCTCCGACGTCGCGGTCTTCGTCGGCGCCGCGCTGATCCTGATCGGCGGGATGATGATCATCGGCGCGGAATGGCGGGCGAGCCGGCGCCGCGCGATGGAGCGCCGCGCGGCCCTGACCTGAATCGCGAACGCGCTGGGCGGCGAGGGCGTTCAGCCGAGAACGCTGCGCGCCAGCCACATCGCCAGGAACAGCGCCAGGAGCGACAGGATCACCGAGCCCAGTACGTAGAGCAGGGCGCCGACCATGTCGCCGCGTTCCCACAGGACCGCGACATCGAGCGAGAAGGCGGAGAAGGTCGTGAAGCCGCCGAGAATCCCGGTCGTGAGGAACAACCGCCAGGGCTGCGAGGCGTCGGCGCCTCTGAAGGCGAAATAGGCGGCGCAGAGGCCCATCGCCATCGATCCGACGATGTTGATCGAGAGTGTGCCGTAGGGAAACGACATGCCGACGAGCCGGGCCGCGAGCAGATTGACGCCGTGCCGAATTGAGCCGCCGATCCCGGCGCCGACGAAGACGATCAGAACATTCATCATCGGGAGTTTCCCCTTGGAAAATGCTTTCGAACCGGCCATAGCCCGATCAAGGCCAGCAGCGTGAAGGCGGCCCCGGCGAGAAAAGTGGCCTGGGGACCAAACCGGTCCCACAGCACGCCGGCAACAATGCTGGCGGCAAGCAGGACCAGCCCGGTCGTCAGGTTGAACATGCCGAAGGCCGTCCCGCGCAGGTTGGCCGGCGCGGTGTCGGCCACCAAGGCGGCCAGGAGCCCCTGAGTCAGGCCCATATGAAGGCCCCACAATGCCACGCCGACCGCCACGGCCGGAATGCCGGATGCGAATCCCAGAAACAGATCCGCGGCGACCAGCGTCAGGAACCCGATCGCCAGCAGCCAGACACGGCCGATACGATCCGAGAGCAGGCCGATCGGGGCGGCGACCGCGGCATACACCAGGTTCATCACGACGAGCACGCCCGGCACGAGCGCGAGCGCAAGCCCGACCGACTGCGCGCGAAGGATCAGGAAGGCCTCGCTGAATCGCGCGAGGGTGAAGAGGCAGGCGACGAGCACGACAAGCCAATAGTCGCGCCCCAGATTGGCGAGTTCGGTGCGGCTGAGAGGCGACCGGAGAGGTTTGCTTCTTATCGTGCCGTGCGGTTCCCGAACGCCGACCAGAATCAGGCCCGTGGCCAGGAAGGCCGGCAGGACAGCAACCCAGAAGACCGCCTTGAAGTCGTCGGCGGTGGCCCACATCAGCAAAATCGCCAGCAGCGGGCCGAGGAAGGCGCCGATGGTATCGAGCGACTGGCGCAGGCCGAAACTGGCGCCCCGCAGCGCGGGCGGAGACAGGTCCGCGACCAGGGCATCGCGCGGCGCTCCGCGAATGCCCTTGCCGACGCGGTCGACGAAACGGGCGGCGACCAGCCAGCCCACCGATGTGGCGAGCGGAAAGACCGGCTTGGTGACGGCGGCCAGGCCATATCCGATCGCGGCGAGCATTTTCCGCCGGCCCAGATAGTCGCTGAGTGCGCCTGAGAATATCTTCGTGATGGATGCGGTCGCCTCGGCGATGCCCTCGATGATTCCCACGACAAGCGTCGACGTGCCGAGAACGCCGACCAGATAGACGGGGAGGAGGGCATGGATCATCTCCGAGGAGATGTCCATGAACATGCTGACGAAACCCAGCACCCAGATGCCGGCAGGCAGGGCGCGGAAGCGATGGCGCTCCCGGTGCGGAGGCGGCTGATCGGCCACTCTGTGCATCCCATCCTGGCGCCCGCGTCTGCGTGGCGACCCTATAAAAAAACCCGCCATCGGCGGGTTCTCGAGATGCCCCGCCGCCGACCCGAAAGGGTCGATCGACAGGAGCCATCAGCCTTCTGACAAGGCGGTTATCGGGGGACTCCATCCCCATCGCACCGGGACAAATCTTAGCCTCAGGGACCGGCCGCGTCAAAACCGCAGCGGGAGGGCTCATCCGGCGCGGCTGTCTCCTGTCGGACGCCGCGCAACCTGCCTAGGACGGCCGGCTGGTCCTCAGGAAGGCCTCGGGCAGGAAATGATCCTGGCAGTCGCAAGCGGGCGGGCAGGGCGTCTTCTCGACGCAATGCGGCGCGGGCTCGTCCTCGATCGGAAGAAACCGCCCGCTGCGCCGGTCATGCGCCAGCAGCCGGCCGCTGACGAGATCGAAATACCAGCCATGAAGCAGGATCTGGCGCTGGCGCACGCGTTCCATGATCCAGGGAAATCCCATCAGATTGCGCAGCGACACCATCACGGTCGCTTCCTCGAGCAGGCGCCTGCGTTCGGCCGGCGGCAGATCGGGGCAGATTTTGTTGAGCGCCGTAAGGGCCGGGTTCGCGACGCGCACCCAGTCGGACAGGAACTCGTAGCCGGCATCCGGCTGGCCGGCATTCTCCAGGGCCCTGACGCCGCCGCACTGGGCGTGGCCCATCACGATCACATGTTGGACCTTCAAGGCCCGGACGGCGAACTCTATCGCCGAGCTGGTCCCTTTGATCCGTCCGTCGACTTCGTAAGGAGGAACCAGCGCCGCGACATTGCGCACGATGAAGAGGTCGCCAGGATCGGCCTGGGTGACGATGGCGGGATCGACGCGCGAATCCGAGCAGCCGACGATCAGAACCTTCGGCGCCTGGCCTTCCTCGGCCAGACGGCGATAGAGGTCAGAGTCACCCTCGAAATGGGCGGCGCGGAAACTCTCGAAGCCGCGAATCAGTCGTTGAAGGGGATTGGACATCGGCGATTACCTGGCGGCTTCATAGCAATGGCCGTCATGCCAGGCAATCAACTTCGATCTACGCAGAGGCTGCTGTAAATCACGGGGCGGGCGGAAGCCGCAGGCTGCGGTCGGGATCGGGCTGATCGCGGCCATAATTGCGGTAATACTCGTTCGACACATCGGCCCGCGGCTCATAGTCCCAGGGCGAGATCCGTCCAGCGGTCAAGGCCTGGTGGATGAGGCGGCGCCGGCGCTGGCTCTCGATCACGTCCTTGCGCAAGCCTTCGAGGTCCCACCGCCGCTCGGCCTCGTCGGTCAGGTTGCGGACCGCGTCTTTATGAGCGGGATTGAGCGCCAGATTGCGCTCCTCGCGCGGATCGGCGGCGAGGTCGTAGAGCTGGGTCGGCTCGCCGCGCGAATAGACGAACTTCCGCGTGCCGCGCCGGATCATCACGATCGGATGATCGTAACCCTCGGCCATATACTCGCCCAGAACATCGCCCTGCGGGCGCGCGCCGCTCGCGACGCTCTCCGAGAGATCGCGGCCATCGAGCGCCATCGCCGCCAACGCGGCATCCGAACCGCCGAGGGCGAGCAGAGTCGGCAGCAGATCGAGATGCGATACCGGCTCGGCGATGCGCTGTCCGGTGCCCACCCCGGGGCCCTGCAGGATCAGTGGCACGCGAACGGCGCCGTCGAAGAAATTCATTTTGTACCAGAGGCCGCGCTCGCCCAGCATGTCGCCATGGTCCGAGGTCACCACCAGGATCGTGTTGCGGTCGAGCCCAAGCGCCGCCAACGCCGCGAGGAGGCGGCCGAGCAGCTCGTCGCAATAGCTCACCATGGCATAGTAGGCGCGCCGCGCCCGGCGGATCTCGGCCTCGCCGATCGGAATCTCGCCGCGGTCGTAGAGCGCATACATGCGCCGGCCGACCGGATCGCGCATCGCGGCCTGCAGGGCGGGCAGGATCGGCATGTCGATGCTGTCGTCGTCGTAGAGATTCCAGAACCGACGCAGACCCTGATAGGGATCGTGCGGCTGCATCACCGAGAGCGTCAGCATGAAGGGTCGCGGGTCCGCCGAGGCCTTGGCCTTGTGCAGCCACTGAATCGCCTTGAAGGTCGCTTCCTCGTCATACTGCAGCGAGAGCGAGTAGTCGCAGGGACCGGCCTCGGCCACGCTCTGTAGCGTGTGATACCAGGGCTGGATCTCGTCCGGATGATCCCAGTCGGGAACCCAGCCGAAGTCCGAGGGCGAAAGATCGGTGGTGAGCCGCTCCTCATAGCCATGGAGCTGGTCGGCGCCGGTGAAGTCCATCTTGCCCGAGAGGCAGGTGCGATAGCCGGCGGCCCGCAGGTGATGCATCAGCGTCGGAATCCCGGACGGCAGTTCCGAAGCATTGTCGTAGGCACCCACACGCGACGGCAGCAGACCCGTGAGCATGGCGAAGCGGGAGGGCGAGCAGAGCGGCGACGCGCAGTAGGCCCGCTCGAACAGGGTCCCGCGCGCCGCCAGTCGCGACAAATGGGGCGTGCGGACCAGGGGATGGCCATAGTCGGGCAGGGCCAGTGCCGCCATCTGGTCGAACATGACCAGGAGGATGTTGGGACGCTGGCGGTCCTGTGAGCCCGGCGGGGACGGCATAGGCGACTCCGGCAGATCAATTATGGCGCTGTCGATCTGAGGCCAGGAGCGGGCCCGCCGCAAGCGAGGGCGGAAAAATTGTAACGATTTCAGCGCAGGATTTGGCCCGCCCGCCCGTGGAGGGGCCGTGAATTCGCCTTAATCCGACCTTAGAATTAATGGGCAAGTCTTTGTCGGACCGGCATTTTCGGGAACTTCTATCCTCCGCGGGGACCCTCCTGTGATAGAGTCGATGCATTGACCCCGTCTCGTCCAAAGTCGCGCATGGGCCCGATGAGCCGTCGCCTTGCCCTTCTGATTTTGATTGGTGCCGTCGTGGTCGCCGGTGGCGGCTACTGGTTGCTGAAGAGCCGCGCGGCGTCGCTGGGACCGGATACGGCCGCGAGCACATCCGCGAGCAAACCTGCTGCGACGACGGCCGCGCCGCAGGCCGTGCCGGTGGTGCTAGGAATGGCCGAAACCCGCTCCCTGCCGGTGCGCGTCGACACCATCGGGCGCGTCGATCCCTTCGCCACGGTGGCCATCAAATCCCAGGTCGACGGTCCCTTGCTCGCGATTCATTTCCGCGAGGGGCAGCCGGTCGCCAAGGGCGATCTTCTCTTCACCATCGATCCCGCGCCCTTCCTGGCCGAGCTTCACGCCGCCCAGGCCAATCTCGCCCGGGATCAGGCAGGCCTCGTGAGCGCCCAGGCCGACATGACGCGCTACAAGGCGCTCGCCGGGTCCGGCTACGCCTCGCAGCAGAAGGACGAGCAGGCGCGGGCCACGGTCGATACGCTCGCGGCCTCGATCAAGGCCGACGAAGCGGCGGTGGAATCGGCGCAGCTCAAGCTCGGCTATGCCGAGATCCGCTCGCCGATCGACGGCCGCACCGGCAGCTATCAGGTCGATGCCGGGAACCTCGTGAAAGCCAACGACACGACGCCCTTGGTGGTGATCAACCAGACCAAGCCGGTCTATGTCGTCTGCTCGATCCCCGAACGCTATCTGGCGGAGATCCAGGACCGGATGGCCTCGGGCGGCTTGACCGTCGAATCCAATGTTCCCGACACGGAACTGCCGCCTGTCACGGGGAAGGTCGTGTTCGTCGACAACCAGGTCGACATGGCCACCGGCACGATCCGGCTCAAGGCCGAGATCACGAATGAGAACGAGCGGCTTCTGCCGGGCCAGTTCCTGCGCGTGACCCTGGCACTGCGCGAGCTGGACAATGTCGTGGCGGTGCCGGACGCGGCAGTCCAGATCGGTCAGCAGGGCACTTACGTTTATGTGATCGGCCCCGACAACAAGGCCGAGCTGCGCACCATTCGTCGCGGTCCCAGTTTCGACGGCTATACGGCGGTCGGCGAGGGGGTCTCTGCCGGCGAGCGCGTGGTGGTCGATGGCCACATGAATCTCTATCCGGGCGCGCTGGTCGTGCCCAAGCCGGCCTCCTAGGGGTGAGGGGCCCGAGCGCCGGTTCGCGCCTGCGGCCGACCGGCAGCCCGCGGCTGGTCGGTGCGGTGAATCGAAACGACATTCCGGGGAAGCGAGCATGAACGTACCGCAGCTATGCATCGAGCGGCCGGTCATGACGACGCTGCTGATGGCGTCGTTCGTCATCTTCGGGTTGGTTGCCTATCGCGGTCTGCCGGTCGCCGAACTGCCCGCCGTCGACTATCCGACGATCTCGGTCAGCGCGTCGCTGCCCGGGGCCAATCCGGAAACCATGGCGTCCTCGGTCGCGACCCCGCTCGAGCGGCAATTCACCACCATTGCCGGTCTCGACAACATGACCTCGACCAGCTCGCAGGGGCAGACCAGCATCACGCTTCAATTCTCGCTGGATCGCGATATCGATGCTGCGGCCCAGGATGTGCAATCGGCCCTCGCGGTGGCACAGCATCGTCTGCCCTCCGAGATGCCCAACCCTCCATCCTATCGCAAAGTGAATCCCGCCGATTTTGCGATTTTCTACTTGTCCTTGAGCTCGCCAACGCAGCCGCTCTATGTGGTCGACGAATATGCCGAGACATCGATTGCCCAGCGCATCTCGACATTGCCGGGCGTGGCGCAGGTGCTGGTTTTCGGGGCCCAGAAGTTCGCGGTCAGGATTCAGATCGACCCCGATCAGCTCGCGGCCCGCGGTGTGGGCGTGGACGATCTTTCCGCTGCAATCGACAGTGCCAATGTTCAGCTGCCCGTTGGCACGCTCGATGGCCCGCGCCAATCGCTGACGCTCGAAGCCAGCGGCCAGCTGCAGGAGGCGTCCGAATATCGGCGCCAGATCGTCGCCTACCGCAACGGCGCCCCGATCAGGCTCGATCAACTTGCCAACGTGATCGACAGTGTCGAAAACAACAAGGTCGCGAGCTGGTTCAACGGCAACCGCGCGGTGGTCTTGGGCGTGCAACGCCAGCCGGGCACCAACACGATCGAGGTGGTTGACGCCATCAAGAAACTCCTGCCCACGTTCGAGGCCCAGCTTCCGGGCTCGGTCAAGCTCGATGTGCTCTATGACCGTTCGGTCTCGATCCGCGGTTCCATCGCCGAAGTGCAGTTCAGCCTGATCATGGCGGCCGCGCTGGTTGTTCTGGTGATTTTCCTCTTCGTCGGCAGCGGCTCGGCGACGATCGTTCCCAGTCTGGCGTTGCCGATCTCCGTCATCGGCACCTTTGCCGCCATGTCCGTGCTGGGATATAGCCTCAATAACCTCACTCTGATGGCGTTGACGCTATCGGTGGGGTTCGTGGTCGACGACGCGATCGTCGTGCTCGAGAACATCCTGCGCCATATCGAGAAGGGCGAGCGACCACGCGACGCCGCTTTGCGCGGTGCCGGCGAGATCGCCTTCACCGTGTTCTCGATGACCCTGTCGCTGGCGGCGGTCTTCATCCCGGTGATGTTCATGGGCGGGATCGTCGGGCGGTTGTTGCATGAATTCGCCGTCACGATCGTGGCCTCGATCCTGGTCTCGGGCGTCGTCTCCCTGACCCTGACGCCGATGCTGGCGAGCCGGTTCGTGCGGCCGCACCGCGTCCACAAGGACGGAGAAATCAAAGAGAGCCTGATGGTCCGGTTCTCGAACTTCTGGTTCAATCCCCTGCGCGCTGCTTACGGCGCGACCCTGAACCTGGCGCTGAATCATCGCTTCGTCGTCCTGATGATCTTCTTCGGCACGTTGGGCGCGACCGTCTGGCTGTTCCAGATCGCACCGAAGGACTTCCTGCCGAGCGAGGATACGGGGCAGATATCCGTGTCGACCGAAGGCCCGATCGACAGTTCCTTTGCTGCGATGGTGGAGCGTCAACGGAGTCTCGCCGAGATTGCCATGGCCGATCCGAACGTCGCGCGAGTCATGTCGAGCGTGGGCAGCGGCGGCGGCCGCTCCACGCCCAACACGGGCAACATCTTTCTGACCCTGAAGCCGCGTAGCGAACGCGCGCTCAGCGCCGATGAGGTCGTCCGCGAGTTGCGGACCAAGATGGCGGCCGTGCCCGGCATCAAGGCCTATCCGCAGAATCCTCCGGCGTTGCGGATCGGCGGCCGCAGCTCGAAGGCGCCGTATCAATACACGTTGCAGGCCCAGGATCTGAACACGCTCCATGCCGGCGCGAAGGACATGCTGGATCGGATTGCGAAAATTCCCGGCATCGTCGATGCAACCAGCGACATGGACCTGAACGGTCCGCGCCTGTTCGTCGATATCGACCGCGAGAAGGCGGCGGCCCTGGGCATCACCGCCCAACAGGTGGAAGAAGCGCTCTGGACCGCCTTCGGTCAGCGCCAGGTGTCCACGATCTACACCTCGACCAACCAGTATGAGGTCCTGCTCGAGGTGGCGCCGGAGTATCAGGGCGACCCGGCCGCCCTGTCGCGGCTCTATCTCAGCTCCGAGAGCGGCGGCCTGGTTCCCTTGACCGCGCTCGCCACGGCCAAGCGCGGCGTGGGAGCGTTGACGGTCAACCATCAGGGTCAGATTCCGTCGGTGACGATCTCCTTCGGGCTTCAGCCGGGCCTGTCGCTCGGCACGGCGATCGATCGAATCCATGTCGCCGAACGCGAGGCTTCGCTGTCGGCGGCGATCACCACCAGTTTCCAGGGAACCGCACAGGCGTTCCAGGACTCGCTGCATGGGCTGGGTCTCCTGCTCGCGATGGCGGTGCTGGTGGTCTATATCGTGCTCGGCATCCTCTATGAGAGCTTCATCCATCCGCTGACGATCCTGTCGGGACTTCCGGCCGCGGCCGTCGGCGCCGTGCTCACCTTGCTCTTCTTCGATCTCTCCCTCAGCCTCTATGCCTTCGTCGGCATCGTCATGCTGGTCGGTATCGTCAAGAAGAACGCGATCATGATGATCGACGTGGCGGTGGTGCAGCAGCGCGAGTTCGGCAAGACCGCCCGCGACGCGATCTACGAGGCCTGCTTCGTCCGCTTCCGTCCGATCATGATGACGACGGCCGCGGCCCTCGCGGGTGCCCTCCCGATCGCCGTAGGCTTCGGCCAGGGCCACGAATCGCGCCAGCCCCTGGGCCTGGCCGTGGTGGGCGGGCTCCTGCTGTCGCAGCTGCTGACGCTCTATATCACGCCGGTCATTTACACCTACATGGACGGGCTCCATAGCCTTCGCCGCCGCCGTCCGGCGGCCGCGGTGCGGGCGGGCGCGGAATAGGCCAGGAGCGCAGAGCCGCCTCGGGGGTTTCGCCGCCCCCGGCGCGGTGTCATTATGCGGGTCCCCTCCAACTCCAGACCGAAGATTCCACCGCATGCCGTCGCTTTACGTGGCCCAGAGCAAGGCCCTGAACGAATGGGGCTCCGATGTCGGGCTCAGCAAGAACCTGTACAAGGTCGGCGTCACCGACCTGCCGCCCAAGGATGCCGTCGCCGTGCTCAATGCCGAGAAATTCGCGGCCCAGACCGACTGGGCTCTGATCAAGGCCGAGCCGGTCGAAGGCGTCGACGAGACGGTGCTGCTGGAGCGGCTGGCGCTGAAGGAGAAGGCGGTCGATCCGAAATATTACCCGCGGATCCGGGGTGCCACCGGCATCTTCCGCGTGAAGCTCGAGAACGCCGAGAACCACATCATCATCAAGGCGTCGCTCGAAGGCGAGATGCCGAAGCTCGCCAAACTCAAGCCCGCCGAGGTCGCGGGCTATCTCATCCAGAACGCGCTGGGCTAGGACCTGCCGCCCTCGTCGCGCCAGCCGCAGGCGACGAGGGCCGCGCGCATATGCGCCGGCACCGGTGCCGCGGCGGTGACTGGCGGCGCGCGTTCGACATAGGGAATTGAAACAGCACGGGCATGCAGATGGAGCGGCCTGTCGCTGCGGTGCGGCTCTTTTCCCGGCGCGCCATAGACCGGGTCGCCCAGGATGGGACAGCCCAGGGCCGCGCAATGCACGCGCACCTGATGGGTCCGTCCGGTCTGCGGCTTGCATTCGAGCCAGCTCATGCCGTCGCCCTGCCCGAGCAGGCGCCAGCGCGTGACAGCGCTCTGTCCCGACGGGTCGGCGACCATCTTC
The nucleotide sequence above comes from Hypericibacter terrae. Encoded proteins:
- a CDS encoding ABC transporter ATP-binding protein, encoding MQTSPTAVDLKNVTLAYGPFVAVKDVTLAIEKGSFVTLLGPSGCGKTTILRSIAGLVNPTAGDITIAGRRVNDVPIHRRNIGLVFQNYALFPHKTVFDNIAFGLKYRGVAKSLIAEKVARALEMVRLPGVAKKLPSELSGGQQQRIALARAIVIEPDVLLLDEPLSALDANLREEMRTELKLIQRQIGITTIFVTHDQGEALAMSDLVVVMNAGHIEQRGAPSDVYEHPASEFVANFLGNANFLDGQVVSATAGEILLQLAGGARLTVGGGTVHPVKPGDKVRAVVRAEKIALTQAHGSSEDRSALAGRIVDVDYLGALARYDIELADGQRLRALSSLRERAHAAGEAVRISMAPEHCRIL
- a CDS encoding DMT family transporter → MAAPSSPGESGSVLSGIGLALSAYLLFSLQDASVKWLVVAYATVQLMFMRSSVILVICFISGGPRLVLEALASPHLKTLALRALVLLSAWFCYYTAARHLQLAEMSTIYFSSPLIVAALAVPILHERVSPFRWCAIAIGFVGVLIACRPTHLHEPLAIGMALTAALLWAYAMILFRQVAPQIRTLVQMVISNGAFVIVCGLALPWVWKTPSLREFLLMVLIGVMGGAGQFLVTEGIKRTPASVIAPLEFSGLLWAFALGYLIWGDLSDVAVFVGAALILIGGMMIIGAEWRASRRRAMERRAALT
- the crcB gene encoding fluoride efflux transporter CrcB — its product is MMNVLIVFVGAGIGGSIRHGVNLLAARLVGMSFPYGTLSINIVGSMAMGLCAAYFAFRGADASQPWRLFLTTGILGGFTTFSAFSLDVAVLWERGDMVGALLYVLGSVILSLLALFLAMWLARSVLG
- a CDS encoding MFS transporter, with the protein product MADQPPPHRERHRFRALPAGIWVLGFVSMFMDISSEMIHALLPVYLVGVLGTSTLVVGIIEGIAEATASITKIFSGALSDYLGRRKMLAAIGYGLAAVTKPVFPLATSVGWLVAARFVDRVGKGIRGAPRDALVADLSPPALRGASFGLRQSLDTIGAFLGPLLAILLMWATADDFKAVFWVAVLPAFLATGLILVGVREPHGTIRSKPLRSPLSRTELANLGRDYWLVVLVACLFTLARFSEAFLILRAQSVGLALALVPGVLVVMNLVYAAVAAPIGLLSDRIGRVWLLAIGFLTLVAADLFLGFASGIPAVAVGVALWGLHMGLTQGLLAALVADTAPANLRGTAFGMFNLTTGLVLLAASIVAGVLWDRFGPQATFLAGAAFTLLALIGLWPVRKHFPRGNSR
- a CDS encoding carbonic anhydrase translates to MSNPLQRLIRGFESFRAAHFEGDSDLYRRLAEEGQAPKVLIVGCSDSRVDPAIVTQADPGDLFIVRNVAALVPPYEVDGRIKGTSSAIEFAVRALKVQHVIVMGHAQCGGVRALENAGQPDAGYEFLSDWVRVANPALTALNKICPDLPPAERRRLLEEATVMVSLRNLMGFPWIMERVRQRQILLHGWYFDLVSGRLLAHDRRSGRFLPIEDEPAPHCVEKTPCPPACDCQDHFLPEAFLRTSRPS
- the betC gene encoding choline-sulfatase; translated protein: MPSPPGSQDRQRPNILLVMFDQMAALALPDYGHPLVRTPHLSRLAARGTLFERAYCASPLCSPSRFAMLTGLLPSRVGAYDNASELPSGIPTLMHHLRAAGYRTCLSGKMDFTGADQLHGYEERLTTDLSPSDFGWVPDWDHPDEIQPWYHTLQSVAEAGPCDYSLSLQYDEEATFKAIQWLHKAKASADPRPFMLTLSVMQPHDPYQGLRRFWNLYDDDSIDMPILPALQAAMRDPVGRRMYALYDRGEIPIGEAEIRRARRAYYAMVSYCDELLGRLLAALAALGLDRNTILVVTSDHGDMLGERGLWYKMNFFDGAVRVPLILQGPGVGTGQRIAEPVSHLDLLPTLLALGGSDAALAAMALDGRDLSESVASGARPQGDVLGEYMAEGYDHPIVMIRRGTRKFVYSRGEPTQLYDLAADPREERNLALNPAHKDAVRNLTDEAERRWDLEGLRKDVIESQRRRRLIHQALTAGRISPWDYEPRADVSNEYYRNYGRDQPDPDRSLRLPPAP
- a CDS encoding efflux RND transporter periplasmic adaptor subunit, which codes for MSRRLALLILIGAVVVAGGGYWLLKSRAASLGPDTAASTSASKPAATTAAPQAVPVVLGMAETRSLPVRVDTIGRVDPFATVAIKSQVDGPLLAIHFREGQPVAKGDLLFTIDPAPFLAELHAAQANLARDQAGLVSAQADMTRYKALAGSGYASQQKDEQARATVDTLAASIKADEAAVESAQLKLGYAEIRSPIDGRTGSYQVDAGNLVKANDTTPLVVINQTKPVYVVCSIPERYLAEIQDRMASGGLTVESNVPDTELPPVTGKVVFVDNQVDMATGTIRLKAEITNENERLLPGQFLRVTLALRELDNVVAVPDAAVQIGQQGTYVYVIGPDNKAELRTIRRGPSFDGYTAVGEGVSAGERVVVDGHMNLYPGALVVPKPAS